One Faecalicatena sp. Marseille-Q4148 DNA window includes the following coding sequences:
- a CDS encoding small, acid-soluble spore protein, alpha/beta type: protein MAETKQIDLEQIEPEERMKYEIAEELGLLDKVLEEGWKSLSSKETGRIGGIIAGKKRDAKK from the coding sequence ATGGCTGAGACAAAACAGATTGATCTGGAACAGATAGAACCGGAAGAACGGATGAAATACGAAATCGCAGAGGAACTCGGACTGTTGGACAAAGTACTGGAGGAAGGCTGGAAGTCACTGTCATCGAAAGAAACCGGACGGATTGGCGGAATCATTGCCGGAAAGAAGCGGGATGCAAAGAAATAA
- a CDS encoding WecB/TagA/CpsF family glycosyltransferase → MDRKMNVLGVQVDDYSAKEAMRRAIEYLQTEAINVIEMLTTDVLVKSSVVEGVKQNTEEADMILIGDKAILEAAGIQESKRLQEAAEDVFLKMFLRYLEKNRKRIWLMADSQEELDSFEEILHERYPKAKIMGGAVVPEHAESDDMIVNEINGLEIDCILSELDLAGREAFIARNRIIVNARVWLRVGKQLRLQETETGFKKSVYGFVRKFILKKEIERENRRRDQ, encoded by the coding sequence ATGGACAGAAAGATGAATGTGCTTGGCGTTCAGGTCGATGATTATTCCGCAAAGGAAGCGATGCGCCGGGCGATTGAGTATCTTCAGACAGAAGCGATCAACGTAATTGAGATGCTGACGACAGATGTGCTTGTAAAGAGCAGTGTTGTCGAGGGGGTAAAACAGAATACCGAAGAAGCAGATATGATTCTGATTGGGGATAAGGCAATCCTTGAAGCAGCCGGGATTCAGGAGTCAAAACGGCTTCAGGAAGCTGCGGAGGATGTGTTTCTGAAGATGTTCCTTCGCTATCTTGAGAAGAATCGGAAGCGAATCTGGCTGATGGCAGATTCACAGGAAGAATTAGATTCTTTTGAAGAAATACTGCACGAACGCTACCCAAAGGCAAAGATTATGGGAGGAGCGGTCGTACCGGAGCATGCAGAGTCGGATGATATGATCGTAAATGAGATCAATGGTCTTGAAATCGACTGTATCTTGTCAGAACTTGATCTGGCAGGGAGAGAAGCTTTCATAGCGCGCAACAGGATTATTGTCAATGCGAGAGTGTGGCTGAGAGTCGGAAAGCAGCTGAGACTTCAGGAGACAGAAACCGGATTTAAGAAATCCGTTTACGGATTTGTCCGAAAGTTTATTTTAAAGAAAGAGATCGAGCGGGAAAATCGTCGCAGAGATCAGTAG
- a CDS encoding helix-turn-helix domain-containing protein, protein MISNQILQNTIEGLKAITRIDLCVMDVDGKVFASTFTETDNFESAVLSFVESPADSQVIQGRQFFKIFDENQLEYILLANGGSDDVYMIGKIAVFQIQNLLVAYKERFDKDNFIKNLLLDNLLLVDIYNRAKKLHIDTEVRRVIFIIETSREKDGSTLENVRTLLGGKSKDFITAVDEKNIIVVKEIGPDDGYKEMDEIAENILELLKSEGEEGIHIAYGTIVNDIKEVSKSYKEAKLALDVGKIFFNDRDVIAYSALGIGRLIYQLPIPLCKMFIREIFEGKSPDDFDEETLVTINKFFENSLNVSETSRQLYIHRNTLVYRLDKLQKSTGLDLRVFEDAITFKIALMVVKYMKYMESLEY, encoded by the coding sequence ATGATATCAAACCAAATACTTCAAAATACAATCGAAGGATTGAAAGCAATTACAAGAATTGATCTGTGTGTAATGGATGTCGATGGGAAAGTATTCGCAAGTACTTTTACGGAGACAGATAATTTTGAGAGTGCAGTGCTGTCCTTTGTGGAATCTCCGGCAGACAGTCAGGTAATACAGGGCCGGCAGTTCTTCAAAATCTTTGATGAGAATCAGCTAGAATATATTTTACTTGCCAACGGGGGCAGTGATGATGTATATATGATAGGGAAGATTGCAGTTTTCCAGATTCAGAATCTCCTTGTGGCCTACAAAGAGCGTTTCGATAAGGATAACTTCATTAAGAATCTTCTGCTTGATAACCTGCTTCTGGTTGATATTTACAACCGTGCTAAAAAATTACATATTGACACAGAAGTCAGACGTGTTATCTTTATTATTGAGACTTCCCGTGAAAAAGACGGCAGCACACTTGAGAATGTGCGCACGCTTCTTGGAGGAAAGTCAAAAGATTTTATCACAGCGGTAGATGAGAAAAATATTATTGTTGTGAAGGAGATCGGACCGGATGACGGATACAAGGAGATGGATGAGATTGCGGAGAACATCCTGGAATTGTTAAAGTCAGAAGGGGAAGAAGGCATCCATATTGCATATGGTACCATTGTCAATGACATTAAAGAAGTGTCCAAATCATACAAAGAAGCGAAGCTTGCTCTTGACGTTGGAAAGATTTTCTTTAATGACAGAGATGTTATTGCATACAGTGCGCTTGGAATCGGCAGATTAATTTACCAGCTTCCAATTCCGCTCTGTAAGATGTTCATACGCGAGATTTTTGAGGGGAAATCTCCGGATGATTTTGATGAGGAGACGTTGGTTACGATTAATAAGTTCTTCGAGAACAGTCTCAACGTGTCAGAAACATCCAGACAGCTGTATATTCATAGAAATACGCTTGTGTATCGCCTTGATAAGCTTCAGAAGAGCACAGGACTGGATCTTCGCGTGTTTGAGGATGCGATCACATTTAAGATTGCGCTCATGGTAGTGAAGTATATGAAGTATATGGAGTCACTGGAGTATTAG
- the ftsE gene encoding cell division ATP-binding protein FtsE, translated as MIELKEVTKEYSKGIAALNGISLKIEAGEFVFIVGDSGSGKSTLIKLIMKELDPTSGTIVVNGQNLGRLKHRHIPKYRRTLGVVFQDFRLLKDRNIYDNIAFALRVTETPTRVIKKKVPAALSLVGLAQKYKAYPKELSGGEQQRVAIARAVVNEPLILLADEPTGNLDPTNSWEIMKLLEEANERGTTVLVVTHNQEIVNEMKKRVITMKKGVIVSDERKGGYNNED; from the coding sequence ATGATAGAATTAAAGGAAGTAACGAAAGAATACTCGAAGGGAATCGCAGCCCTGAACGGTATCAGCCTGAAGATTGAAGCCGGCGAGTTCGTGTTTATCGTAGGTGACAGCGGTTCCGGAAAGTCAACATTGATCAAGCTGATTATGAAAGAGCTGGATCCGACATCGGGAACGATTGTTGTAAACGGTCAGAATCTCGGCCGTCTGAAACATCGTCATATTCCGAAGTACAGAAGAACGCTTGGAGTAGTGTTCCAGGATTTCCGGCTTTTAAAAGATAGAAATATTTACGATAATATTGCTTTTGCACTCCGCGTAACAGAAACACCGACAAGAGTAATCAAGAAGAAAGTACCGGCGGCGCTGTCGCTTGTAGGGCTTGCACAGAAGTATAAAGCCTACCCGAAGGAACTTTCCGGTGGTGAACAGCAGAGAGTTGCCATTGCGCGTGCAGTCGTGAATGAGCCGCTGATTCTTCTGGCAGATGAGCCGACAGGTAACCTGGATCCGACAAACTCATGGGAAATCATGAAGCTGTTGGAGGAAGCGAATGAGAGAGGAACTACGGTTCTGGTTGTAACCCACAATCAGGAGATCGTTAACGAAATGAAAAAACGAGTAATCACAATGAAGAAAGGTGTTATTGTGAGCGACGAAAGAAAAGGTGGGTATAATAATGAGGATTAG
- a CDS encoding PadR family transcriptional regulator, whose translation MVFNTGAALLDAIVLAAVSKEENGTYGYRITQDVRKTLEVSESTLYPVLRRLQKDECLEVYDMQFDGRNRRYYKVTEKGMVQLNLYREEWKKYSEKITKMFEGGVTA comes from the coding sequence ATGGTATTTAATACTGGAGCAGCACTTCTGGATGCAATTGTGCTGGCTGCTGTGTCAAAGGAAGAGAACGGTACCTATGGATATCGGATTACACAGGATGTCCGAAAGACGCTGGAAGTGTCAGAGTCTACTCTTTATCCGGTGCTGAGAAGACTTCAGAAAGATGAATGCCTTGAAGTATATGATATGCAGTTTGATGGAAGAAACAGAAGATATTATAAAGTAACTGAAAAAGGCATGGTACAGTTGAACTTATACCGGGAAGAATGGAAGAAATATTCAGAAAAGATTACTAAAATGTTTGAAGGGGGTGTGACTGCATGA
- a CDS encoding DUF4097 family beta strand repeat protein, giving the protein MKKGWKIFAIVCGCTAGAGVILCIAALMLGVTWQSVSDELADGVGVVVRESKHTPELTDWDDDWEHSAKWKNAQILSGDFEKTYYHVEDLSVELSAGTMEIISYDGNEIVLEGKAVNEALRTRCSVNDGTLEFKTSNKVWKENGLNDKEAGSYILYVPETLALEEINITAGAGELTVRGITSMEMELNLGAGNTVLTDIGIDDTEVRCGAGNVDLNGKLQGDINIECGVGNVTMTLEGKKTDYNYDIATGIGGMHIAGTTYGTLDRSVNEDNGAPYTIEMTGGVGEVEISFQEPS; this is encoded by the coding sequence ATGAAAAAAGGTTGGAAAATATTTGCCATTGTCTGTGGATGTACGGCAGGTGCAGGAGTTATTTTATGTATTGCGGCTCTGATGCTTGGGGTGACATGGCAAAGTGTTTCAGATGAACTTGCAGACGGAGTGGGCGTTGTAGTGCGTGAGAGCAAACATACGCCGGAGCTGACGGATTGGGATGATGACTGGGAGCATTCGGCAAAATGGAAGAACGCACAGATTTTAAGCGGGGATTTTGAAAAGACATATTATCATGTGGAAGATCTGTCTGTTGAATTGTCAGCCGGAACGATGGAAATCATTTCTTATGACGGGAATGAAATTGTCCTGGAAGGCAAAGCAGTCAATGAAGCACTTCGCACAAGGTGCAGCGTCAATGACGGTACGCTGGAATTTAAAACAAGCAATAAAGTGTGGAAAGAAAATGGGTTAAATGATAAAGAAGCGGGAAGCTATATACTTTATGTGCCGGAGACATTAGCATTGGAAGAAATCAATATTACGGCGGGAGCAGGGGAACTTACGGTACGAGGGATTACGTCAATGGAGATGGAACTGAATCTCGGAGCGGGAAATACGGTATTGACAGATATTGGCATTGATGACACGGAAGTACGCTGTGGAGCCGGAAATGTGGATCTGAACGGAAAGCTTCAGGGAGATATTAATATTGAATGTGGCGTGGGAAATGTAACCATGACACTGGAAGGAAAAAAGACAGATTATAATTATGATATTGCAACAGGGATCGGCGGTATGCATATCGCCGGAACAACTTATGGAACATTGGATCGCTCTGTCAATGAAGATAACGGCGCTCCATATACGATTGAGATGACCGGCGGTGTTGGAGAGGTAGAAATCTCGTTCCAGGAGCCGTCATAA
- the ftsX gene encoding permease-like cell division protein FtsX — translation MRISTVGYSMKQGIKNISRNKLFSLASVATMAACIFVFGLFFSIVLNFHSIVMAAEEGVAITVFFEDGVTQDQISDIGEKLRDHEGVAEVKFVSADEAWEEFRDEYFGENADLAEGFKEDNPLAGADNYEVYMEKVENQTEIVEYAESLDGVKKVNRSDVVAKTLEKVNKLIIYVSAAIIGILLAVSIFLISNTVAMGITVRREEIAIMKYIGAKDFFVRAPFIIEGMIIGLIGALIPLILLYFMYNKAIQYILEKFSILNHILDFLPVNYVYTYLLPIGLILGMGIGLVGSTFTIRKHLKV, via the coding sequence ATGAGGATTAGTACAGTAGGATATTCTATGAAGCAGGGAATCAAGAACATCAGCCGTAATAAGCTGTTCTCCCTTGCATCCGTAGCAACGATGGCTGCATGTATTTTCGTGTTTGGACTTTTCTTTTCCATTGTCCTGAACTTCCATAGCATTGTTATGGCTGCTGAGGAAGGTGTGGCGATCACAGTATTTTTTGAAGATGGCGTGACGCAGGATCAGATTTCCGATATTGGTGAAAAACTGCGTGATCATGAAGGTGTTGCCGAAGTAAAATTTGTATCTGCAGATGAGGCATGGGAAGAATTCCGCGATGAGTATTTCGGTGAGAATGCAGATCTGGCGGAAGGATTCAAAGAAGACAACCCGCTTGCCGGAGCAGATAACTACGAAGTTTACATGGAGAAAGTAGAAAATCAAACAGAGATTGTCGAATATGCAGAAAGTCTGGATGGTGTTAAGAAAGTAAACCGTTCAGATGTGGTGGCAAAGACGCTGGAGAAAGTAAATAAGCTGATCATCTATGTTTCAGCGGCAATCATCGGTATTCTTCTGGCTGTTTCTATTTTCCTGATTAGTAATACGGTTGCAATGGGTATTACTGTCAGAAGAGAAGAGATTGCCATTATGAAATACATCGGTGCAAAAGACTTCTTTGTACGGGCGCCGTTCATCATTGAAGGTATGATCATCGGATTGATCGGAGCTTTGATTCCACTGATTTTGCTATATTTTATGTATAACAAAGCAATTCAGTATATTTTGGAAAAATTCTCTATTTTGAATCATATTCTGGATTTCCTTCCGGTAAACTATGTATATACATATCTGCTGCCGATCGGGCTGATCCTGGGAATGGGAATCGGTTTAGTCGGAAGTACCTTTACAATCAGAAAGCACTTGAAAGTATAG
- the addA gene encoding helicase-exonuclease AddAB subunit AddA — MGVQWTEEQREVIDVRGKNILVSAAAGSGKTAVLVERIIERLTKEEPPLDVDRLLVVTYTEAAAAEMKERIRDAIEKALEEHPDDVHLQRQATLVHHAQVTTIHSFCLSVIRENFHTIGLDPGFRIAEEGEMKLLKQDVAAELLEQKYEEGKKAFLELTEYTAPGRDDHKLTELLLKIYDFSRSYPNPCEWLYSCAAHYKIEDGIEEQPFFHFVQEQTIQYAKDMLELTEYAIELCEEPDGPVFYLEALAQDEALIRQLAGAKSYETIYEILAEWKWAKLSAKRSDEIDPDKRELVKQVREDVKTLQKDLKEQYFYEPLQEIEEHMRQCAPMMETFVELTADFHEAMQKEKAKRNMIDFGDMEHFALEILTEQKDGKRCPSQAARSYQERFEEIMIDEYQDSNLIQEALLTSVSRKEQGIYNIFMVGDVKQSIYRFRLARPELFMEKYHTYGAGEGQCQRIDLTRNFRSRREVLESTNFIFRQIMTEGFGGIAYDERAALYPGASYENIPGNEAELLLIDTSVQEGVEEETVRELEAHGIARRIKELVGVHPVLDKRTGTYRPAGYGDIVILTRSLKGWTEEFSRILNQEGIPTFAGTKEGYFETWEVSTVLDYLELLDNFRQDLPLTSVLLSPFGNVTAEELARIRVREMKTEEEGASAPFFRAVVTFMKEAEEKDSALQQKLRAFQKQYESYREILSYTSIYDLMWKLLHETGYRDYVGAMPGGRQRQANLDMLLEKALAFEKTSYKGLFHFVRYIRQLKKYDVDYGEANIADEQTDTVRLMSIHKSKGLEFPIVFVSGMGKQFNTQDIREQFVVHPSLGIGTDCIDLEMRTKAPTLLKKVIQKETALENLAEEERVLYVALTRAKEKLIITGAVNGVEEKLKSFGAVGAREETELSFASVSRARTYLDWIIPALIRNKAFDIALSEAGLPVPFMNSMYHQDVPIRVEVIYAAQLAEKAEEEFCADQLLHQVLKEGAVEKEVFHPEMKEHLQEQFSFVYPFSKDRTRKMKFTVSELKKTGMEKELAEESEVVFAPAKETKLIPAFRRAEEELTGASRGTAYHRVLERIDFREEYNEEKLKDAIAALVREGKLEAAEAKTVSCSDLMKFFESRLAVDMKEAARRGKLFREQPFVIGIEDAGEWCLVQGIIDAYLEEPDGSLAVIDYKTDRVKRKEELQERYRRQLEYYAQALEQLLGKKVKRKIIYSFTLQTEIEV; from the coding sequence ATGGGAGTACAGTGGACAGAAGAACAGAGAGAAGTTATTGACGTGCGTGGAAAGAATATCCTTGTATCTGCAGCGGCAGGTTCCGGTAAGACAGCAGTGCTTGTAGAACGGATCATTGAGCGGCTGACGAAAGAAGAGCCTCCGTTAGACGTGGATCGTCTTCTCGTTGTTACCTATACAGAAGCAGCGGCGGCAGAAATGAAAGAAAGAATCCGTGACGCCATTGAGAAAGCGTTGGAAGAGCATCCGGATGACGTACATTTGCAGCGGCAGGCAACGCTTGTCCATCATGCGCAGGTGACAACGATTCACAGCTTTTGCCTGTCGGTCATCCGGGAGAATTTTCATACCATTGGGTTAGATCCGGGATTTCGTATCGCGGAAGAAGGAGAGATGAAGCTGCTGAAACAGGATGTGGCGGCGGAGCTTCTGGAACAAAAATACGAAGAAGGAAAAAAAGCTTTTTTGGAGCTGACAGAATATACGGCTCCGGGAAGAGACGACCATAAACTGACAGAACTGCTTTTAAAAATATATGATTTTTCCAGAAGCTATCCGAATCCATGCGAATGGCTGTATTCCTGTGCGGCGCATTACAAAATAGAAGATGGGATTGAGGAACAGCCGTTTTTCCATTTTGTGCAGGAGCAGACCATACAGTATGCGAAAGATATGCTGGAATTGACAGAATATGCGATAGAACTTTGTGAAGAACCGGACGGACCGGTATTTTATCTGGAGGCGCTTGCGCAGGATGAAGCGTTGATCCGACAGCTTGCCGGGGCAAAGAGCTACGAAACCATTTATGAAATTTTAGCAGAATGGAAATGGGCAAAGCTTTCGGCAAAGAGAAGTGATGAGATTGATCCGGACAAACGGGAACTTGTAAAGCAGGTACGAGAAGATGTAAAAACGCTCCAAAAAGATCTGAAAGAGCAGTATTTCTATGAACCGCTTCAAGAGATAGAGGAACATATGAGACAGTGTGCGCCGATGATGGAAACCTTCGTGGAGCTGACTGCAGATTTCCATGAAGCGATGCAGAAGGAAAAAGCGAAGAGAAATATGATTGACTTCGGGGATATGGAACACTTTGCCCTTGAGATCCTTACGGAACAAAAAGACGGAAAACGCTGTCCGTCTCAGGCAGCACGCTCCTATCAGGAACGGTTTGAAGAGATTATGATCGATGAATATCAGGATAGTAATCTGATTCAGGAGGCGCTTTTGACAAGCGTGTCCCGCAAGGAGCAGGGAATTTACAATATATTTATGGTCGGGGATGTGAAGCAGAGCATCTACCGATTCCGTCTGGCGAGACCGGAGCTCTTCATGGAGAAATACCACACATATGGAGCAGGAGAGGGACAATGTCAGCGCATTGATCTGACGCGAAACTTCCGGAGCCGGCGGGAAGTATTGGAAAGTACGAATTTCATTTTTAGACAGATTATGACAGAGGGGTTCGGCGGTATCGCTTACGATGAGCGGGCGGCGCTGTATCCGGGCGCCTCTTATGAAAATATACCGGGAAATGAGGCAGAGCTGCTATTAATTGATACCTCTGTACAAGAAGGTGTGGAAGAAGAGACGGTCCGGGAGCTGGAGGCTCACGGGATTGCCAGAAGAATTAAAGAACTGGTGGGCGTACATCCGGTACTGGATAAAAGAACAGGAACATATCGTCCTGCCGGTTATGGAGATATTGTAATTCTTACAAGAAGTCTGAAAGGATGGACAGAAGAATTTTCAAGGATTCTGAACCAGGAAGGGATTCCGACATTTGCCGGGACAAAGGAAGGATATTTTGAAACATGGGAAGTCAGTACGGTGTTGGATTATCTGGAACTGTTGGATAATTTTCGGCAGGATCTTCCGCTGACCTCAGTGTTGTTGTCTCCTTTTGGAAATGTTACGGCAGAGGAGCTTGCGAGAATCCGGGTAAGAGAAATGAAGACGGAGGAAGAAGGGGCGTCAGCACCGTTTTTCCGGGCGGTTGTTACCTTTATGAAAGAGGCAGAAGAGAAAGACAGCGCTTTACAGCAGAAACTTAGAGCATTTCAGAAGCAGTACGAAAGTTACCGGGAAATTCTTTCGTATACTTCCATCTATGATCTCATGTGGAAACTTTTGCATGAGACGGGATACCGGGACTATGTGGGAGCTATGCCGGGAGGAAGACAGCGCCAGGCCAATCTGGATATGCTTCTTGAGAAGGCGCTGGCATTTGAAAAGACAAGTTATAAGGGACTGTTTCATTTTGTGCGCTATATCCGCCAGCTAAAGAAATATGACGTGGACTATGGAGAAGCAAATATTGCGGATGAGCAGACGGATACCGTACGCCTTATGAGTATCCATAAAAGCAAGGGATTGGAATTTCCGATCGTGTTTGTATCCGGAATGGGGAAACAGTTTAATACGCAGGATATCCGTGAGCAGTTTGTAGTGCATCCGTCTCTGGGAATTGGGACAGACTGTATCGATCTTGAAATGCGGACAAAAGCGCCGACGCTGCTGAAGAAAGTAATTCAAAAGGAGACAGCGCTTGAAAATCTGGCAGAAGAAGAGCGGGTGCTCTATGTGGCTTTGACAAGAGCAAAAGAGAAGCTGATCATTACCGGAGCAGTAAATGGTGTAGAGGAAAAATTGAAAAGCTTTGGAGCAGTAGGAGCGAGGGAAGAAACAGAATTAAGTTTCGCGTCAGTCAGCCGCGCAAGAACGTATCTGGACTGGATTATTCCGGCGCTTATCCGAAACAAGGCTTTCGACATAGCATTATCCGAAGCAGGACTTCCGGTACCATTTATGAATTCCATGTATCATCAGGACGTGCCGATCCGTGTAGAAGTAATTTATGCCGCTCAATTGGCAGAAAAAGCAGAAGAGGAGTTCTGTGCAGATCAGCTTCTGCATCAGGTTTTAAAAGAAGGTGCTGTTGAAAAAGAGGTATTTCATCCGGAAATGAAAGAGCATCTTCAGGAGCAGTTTTCATTTGTGTATCCATTTTCGAAAGACCGGACAAGGAAAATGAAGTTTACTGTGTCTGAGTTAAAGAAAACAGGAATGGAAAAGGAACTTGCTGAAGAAAGCGAAGTGGTGTTTGCACCTGCAAAAGAAACGAAACTAATACCGGCTTTTCGAAGAGCGGAAGAGGAATTGACGGGAGCTTCCAGAGGAACTGCTTATCACAGGGTGTTGGAGAGGATTGATTTCCGGGAAGAGTACAATGAAGAGAAGCTAAAAGATGCAATAGCAGCTCTGGTCAGAGAAGGAAAACTGGAAGCAGCGGAGGCAAAAACTGTGAGCTGTTCTGACCTGATGAAGTTTTTTGAAAGCAGACTTGCTGTCGATATGAAAGAAGCAGCAAGACGGGGAAAGCTGTTTCGGGAACAGCCTTTTGTGATCGGGATTGAAGATGCGGGCGAATGGTGTCTTGTTCAGGGAATTATTGATGCTTATCTGGAAGAACCTGACGGAAGTCTTGCGGTAATCGATTATAAGACCGATCGTGTAAAGAGGAAAGAAGAGCTGCAGGAGAGATACCGGCGGCAATTGGAGTATTATGCCCAGGCGCTTGAGCAGCTTCTTGGGAAAAAGGTAAAAAGGAAAATCATTTACTCTTTCACACTACAGACAGAAATCGAGGTATAA
- a CDS encoding DUF1700 domain-containing protein, translated as MNRDRFMKELEMLLSDISAEERAEALQYYSDYFADAGAENEGKVMEELGDPGKVAETIKAGLGSNNEEHQEYRETGYTDTRFEEKEMPGSRKTAGADTGYHPEYVQKKEHPIGKILLILAIIFIGLPIALPLGIGMLLLLLGILASIAAALVSVVILSAAAAFCGGCFVVVGAIKLIPNVPVGLLLMGIGLIIGAVGVVATVLLGKFSWICLRTLFRGVVALCRRPFHRKAV; from the coding sequence ATGAATCGGGACCGTTTTATGAAAGAACTGGAAATGCTGCTTTCTGATATTTCAGCAGAAGAGCGTGCCGAAGCATTGCAGTACTATAGTGATTATTTTGCAGATGCAGGAGCAGAGAATGAAGGAAAAGTGATGGAAGAGCTTGGAGATCCGGGGAAAGTAGCTGAGACGATCAAAGCAGGTTTAGGCAGTAATAATGAAGAACATCAAGAATATCGTGAGACCGGTTATACGGACACGAGATTTGAGGAAAAAGAGATGCCGGGAAGCAGAAAGACTGCGGGAGCAGACACTGGATATCATCCGGAATATGTGCAGAAGAAAGAGCATCCAATCGGAAAGATTCTTTTGATCCTGGCAATTATTTTTATCGGTCTTCCAATTGCATTGCCGCTTGGAATTGGGATGCTGCTTCTTCTGCTTGGAATTTTAGCAAGTATTGCGGCAGCTCTGGTCAGTGTTGTAATACTCAGTGCGGCAGCGGCTTTTTGCGGCGGTTGCTTTGTTGTTGTAGGAGCGATAAAGCTCATTCCGAATGTACCGGTTGGACTTTTACTGATGGGAATTGGTCTTATTATAGGTGCAGTAGGCGTCGTAGCAACGGTGCTTCTCGGAAAATTCAGCTGGATCTGCTTACGGACACTGTTTCGGGGAGTTGTGGCGCTTTGCCGCAGACCATTTCACAGAAAGGCGGTGTAA
- a CDS encoding PspC domain-containing protein, translating into MSEKRLFRSRENKMICGVCGGIGEFFGVDPTLIRLAFVLFGCTGTGIVAYFVAAVIVPDRP; encoded by the coding sequence ATGTCAGAGAAAAGATTATTCAGATCAAGAGAAAATAAAATGATATGCGGTGTCTGTGGTGGGATCGGTGAATTTTTTGGAGTAGATCCGACACTGATCCGCCTGGCATTTGTTTTGTTCGGATGTACCGGAACAGGAATCGTTGCTTATTTTGTGGCGGCAGTGATTGTTCCGGACCGTCCATAA
- a CDS encoding DUF1294 domain-containing protein: MSDVVTYYLCAVNVIAFLLYGADKRRAQKGAWRISEAALIGIAVIGGSAGAWLGMKGFRHKTKHKKFTYGVPLILVVQAVLLMWFYF; encoded by the coding sequence ATGAGTGATGTTGTAACATATTATCTCTGCGCGGTAAATGTCATTGCATTTTTACTTTATGGAGCAGATAAAAGACGGGCCCAAAAAGGAGCGTGGAGAATTTCGGAGGCAGCGCTGATAGGTATTGCTGTCATTGGCGGTTCGGCAGGCGCATGGCTCGGAATGAAAGGATTCCGCCACAAAACAAAACACAAAAAATTTACTTACGGAGTGCCGCTGATCCTTGTTGTTCAGGCAGTCCTGCTGATGTGGTTTTATTTTTAA